The region AATTAATGATAAACTTATCACAAGGATGTATTGGAAAAAGAATTAAATGTAACAGGATTATGAATGTACTGTATGAACTGGTGTTAAACCTTATGTTGCCCTACAACGAATTGCTGCTTTTACCCATAGGATGCCATTTTGGTCTCTGGGACTCACTCTATATGAGATTAATGAGCATTGTAGCTTTTATTATAACATTTGTAGAAGTGCTGCTAAAGTCTGTCTTGGCATATTTCAACTTCACACTGTGGTATAAGATCCATTTTATATTTTACTCATGCTTTTGGttttctttgtaaattgttcctTACTGTTGTTCAAAAAGACAAACTAAAACTATATTCTCTATGGTTAAATGTATTTTCAAATCAATAAAATCCTGGCTGTTGTTTATTGCTGTGCTTTTACTGACTAGACACACTAAGAAAGGGGTTGTGGAAAGTTTTGTATCTTTTAGCCAGATTCTTCACTGCCTTTTGCCATcggttacacctgtgcaaatgtTATCAAACGGAATAATGTTTTACACACAGGATGTAGTCTTACTGTTCACAGGTATAAATGATGATGCAGGatcaaagcagtggagaatcagaacCTGAATCTGTAGACACAACTCTCATTGACAAGAAAGCTTTTCATGGGTCATATGTACACGATGGGTCTTGTCACTTACAAAGATCAATGCTTGAACTGAGTTCCTTTCTTTCAAAAAACTCTTCGAGCGTGTTAGGAAAGCGACATACAATTGAATCCTAATCAACCGTCCGAAGATACTGAGCTGTTCAGGAGTCATAGAAGAGGGAGACATGTTGGCAGCTGGTTGGAAATGGAGGTTTGGATAATTGAGTCTCTTGTGCGGTACATGCACAATCTAATTCTCTCCAGCAATTTCTTTCCAGCTTTGGCACTGGTTTAGAAGCTGTTTCAGCAGCATGGATAGAAAAGAAGAAGTCTTAGACGTGCCTTCTCTTAGAACACGGTGATACAATTACATGTTGCCAGTGAAGATCATCACCCTTGTGGGGAGTCAGGAGTGGTTagcaaaaatgcaaaatatttgtcATTCTCACCCTGTGTCCTTCATAAACACCCAAAGACTGCTTTTGCAGGTGGAAACCCACTCAGCTTGGACCTGAGTCACAGACCATTGGTggcagtgggagtctttccatggacttcaatggactcTGCATCTGGCCCTCTGTACACAAAGATTAGCCAAGAAAAGGTGGTGGATATCACCaggctcttctctctctcccttgtaCCCTTTTGGAAGATGAAGTAGGATTCCTCTAGTGGTGCAGCTGTGTCAAGTCCTCTTTGGGTTGTTGCTCAGGttgaagggaaggagaggagagaatgAAGAGAGGTTTTTTTGAGCTCTTAGTTGTCCAGGAACAGTGCATGAATAATGCATCCAATTGCCAATCCATCTGAGGTTTGTATGATGTACTTGCTTAGGGAGATAAAGATACCATCTGATTAATGCTGAAGCAGAATTCAACTACCATATCATATCACCTGCTTTTGCATCTTGACAGTGAATGATCTGGATTAGGATAGAATTATAAAACCCTTAGGCATGTCTGATGTGTCGCAGCAGTATGAGAGGGACACTATCGACTGAGTTGTTCAAAATATTGGGTGGAAACgttttgtttggaaaatgtgAAAATAAACATTCAGATAACAATAGACACACCTAAAAGAATGCTTAAAGGGATAGATGTTTAAATACCAGTGCATTTTGGAATTACAGCTCAGGCTTAGTGTCTTTCCAAAGCTTGGAATCTGAGCTACAGATCCATGGGAatgcagagagacacacacagatctAAACAGCGTTACAGATGGTGAGGGCTGCAAAGCTAGCTAGATACAGAAATCTCTGCAGGGGAGCATGTTACTAAAATGCTTCCAATTGAAATTGTGATGCTCCAcgctttaaaaaaattgtgcatTTCACCCCGCGTCTGTGTTGCCAAGCTCTCTGTCCTGCTGTGGGCAGCCATCATTTGTGGCCTGGTCTCCTGCAAGCACCTCTGACCTTGGGGCTTTCAGCATCTTGCACAGTCAGGCCACGCCTCCccttgactttaataggagttgagagcactcagcacttcacaggagcAACCCATATGCCTTATGCATCTTGCTGGTACTGTCCCACTCATGAGTGCAGCTTTCTCCTCACCTTAGCATGAGCAGCGCTGCTCTGAAGGTGGGTTACAGCCTGACAGAAGTAAACACCCACTCTTTGCCTAGCAGCTCTTACTCActgcctcctctcctgccttTGTGGCGTTGGCAGACTGGTGTGTCACTCAGTTTGCATACCACTCCAGACTTCCCACCTGGCCTTCCTGGGAAGATAAATCTCCCAGCTAACAATATAATCCAAACATTATTGAGCAGAACATCCAACTACTTGCTGACTCAGATCCCTGAACTCAAAGAAGCTGAATACAAAGAGAGGCAGCCCAGAGTATCTTTTAAAATTGTACTAGCAACAGGTGTCCCTAACACACAATTCGTGCATGACAGTCATTCTGCCTATAAACAGCCTCAGAATGTCAGAGGAAATCAAATCAAAATAGAGCTCACTGCTGAATCCTGGAATGTaagattttcagagatgtttgTTCTGGTGCCTCTTGTTAATTGTGTGTTTTTATGTTGGGGAGAGCAGATGCCCCAGAAACAAACCATTTTAAGGGGGCATCCAGAAATTGATAAAGGGGTTTTTCATTACTGCACCATCAGGAGAGATGAGTCATCAAAACAATTCATTGTTTATACCATACCATAATTCCACAGATATAATCCAAAAGTGAGAATCTCAGAAGACTTACCCAGTTGTTCCTGTAACATATTTTGTTCCTATTCTGGAAAGAATTTATACAGTTGCTGTGTGAGAGAAACTAACACATGCTTGTGTTATCCAAATTGCAATTAGCAGTGGTGCAAACTCTTTTAATCTGCAATGAGGCATGTCTAGGTTTATTAAAGTGTTGACAAGGAAGTCTCCAATGTGTATCTAAAAATCACTGCAATGTCTGGGCCTCTCTGAAAGTGCACTTCGTGCTTTAACCCTCTTAGCTCCAGCTCTTTGTAGCAGGGAATACATTTTCTCTTTTGCAAAGTGCAGTGTGTATTTACAGCATTATGATTGCTGCTAACGATATCCTACATCATGTTGTGCAGTGTTTTCTCCAGTTTCCAATCAGTATCTCAGTAATACTCTGTTGTGAAATGGGATGGCCTCCAAGGTGTGGTTTCCTCTTAATAAGGTAGGAATGGTGAGATGTATTCTGACTAGATCTTAATATCTTACGTCTGTGCCATAGGTAGGGTCCAGTAGCTCAAGGAGTGAGATTTTCAGTTTCATGCAAATCCAGGGCTCTTCATGGCTCTGGTGTACCCAGCAACACAGTGGTGCCTCCTCAGCAGAACCGTTCTCGACGACCCAGTCAGTTGCCGCTTGGCTACATCAGCTGCACCAGCATTGGGCCCAATTTCCCTTTACTGCTGGTGATAAGGCACAAGATGGAATGGGACCAGCTTGACTCCTAGATCCCAGGGTGAGTTTGTGGAAGATGGCAGTTACAGGGGGATGAAAACCAGCCCTCTTGCTTGTAACCTGACCTGGAATTACAGAGACAAAAAACAAGAACCCTCTTGATGCTATTGCTGAAGGTGTCTGTCAGAGGAGATCTGCACCTGTTTGATCTCTCCAGAACTTCTTGCCTCTCCCCTCCACTTTCAGGGTCCCATTGCTATTTCTTTAACTCCCTCTCCTGCCAGGGACATCCCTCTTCCCATCCTACCCCCAGCAGGCCTCCCCGCTTTTCTCTGCCAGATCCATCTGCTCCCTTTTACACCACTGCCTACCCTGTACAGCTCTGCCTCTTTCTCTCCATTCCCTGCCCCTTTCTGGTCTCCCGTGGTGCCCTGGCTGTCTAACCCTATCATTATCTGGAACTGGACAGATGCTGCCTGCCAGTGCTGGTTAATCAAGCCTCAGCCAGATGCTGTTCTACGCTACTTCTGTGCTATGAGCCTGCTTGCCTGGACTCCAGTGCTGCCACCCCTGAGCTTCCTCTCGTTCATTCCTTCCTTTTCAGCACAGACAATGAAAACTGGTCATTGTAAGAATGAAACAAAGCTGCTTTGGTAAAGAGGAGACACAGTTTACTAACTGCTGTGGGAACAATGGCTCAGGCTCTCAGGTACTGGCTGTGTATGtagctcattgacttcaatggaattatgcagatttacaccagctgaggatttggcccaccaCTCTGCTAGCATTAAGGTGGGGGTTACTTGCGGCCTAGTGCATGTTGGGTAAGAAAAGGCTATGCCCTGGCTTTGTTTATCTGTACAAAACCATGGAGCAGTCAATCATAAAACACTAGTTTCACTGATGGATTATTTTGTTCATCTTCTCCTACTAGAATTCTACTTTCTGTAGCAGAAGAGAAAAAGACTTTGGACTTGACCTCATTTAAATTGTATCTGTGGCAACAAACATGGTAGAACGACATCCAGGATAGCCATGGTGTAGTCCCAGCCAAGCTTACGTTTCCCAGCATTGTCTGTGGAGGAATAACCACCAATTTCATTAGCGAATGCAGAATCCAAACTAACATGGAAAAATTAGCAGTCCCAAGATTGTGCCAATCACTGGCGGGAGGGTAAAAAACAAGCAAGCCTGCCATTATACCAGTGCAAAAAGACAGAGCTTCCAACATCAGATAACAGGCAGTTGGAAACCACTGGGTGAAGATCCTGCTTCAGAAAGTGGTTTGTTCATTTTTTGGCAGGGTGATGAGGGGAGACTTGGCTACAGAAGACTTGGAGAGAGGTGAGCATGGATTTCACACAGGCAGATGTATCCATGAACTCTCATTATCATTATCGATGTCACATTGGCTCAGTTTGCTGGACACCACCACTAACCTGTGGGTGTCACTGGAGCCTTCAGGAGCATGAGTGACAGACAATATGAATGAGGCTAGAATTGTAATGACCTGAAGGAACTTCATCTCCTGACAGGTAAATACCTGTAGCTGTTTGCAGATGTTTTGCAGATGACCCTCCTCTGGCAAAGTCCCTGAGATATAGAAATCCAAGACAAGGTAAGAACTGTTCCAAATGCTAGCAGTATCCAACCTCCAAAAAGCAATATAGCTGCAATCTGAAACCAGATATGGATCTCTTTGTTCAAGAAAAAGCTTGGTGGTCCTAGAACATTAGAATATAGTGTTGTTTGCCAGACTCCTCACTGGAATGACATTATCACCTCTGCCAGGCAATAGTTAGATAGGCCCACTATTCCTTTTGGTGTTAAAATTGAGCCTCCAGCTATTCAAGGAGACCTCTGATGAATGGGTCAGACTAAATGGAAGTGGGTCTCTGCTACTGGCAGGTGTATTTTAATACTGAACACTACAGTTACAAGAGATGAAGCAGTGGACCAGTCCCTAGTGGATTCAGAGCACTCCTGGCTCCAGGTTTGATGCTGGAATTTTGCAGCCCTTTATTTTGCAAGCTGGACAAGTGCttttggatatttttaaaatgaccagCCAAGGGACCAGCTGCACA is a window of Eretmochelys imbricata isolate rEreImb1 chromosome 15, rEreImb1.hap1, whole genome shotgun sequence DNA encoding:
- the LHFPL7 gene encoding LOW QUALITY PROTEIN: LHFPL tetraspan subfamily member 7 protein (The sequence of the model RefSeq protein was modified relative to this genomic sequence to represent the inferred CDS: inserted 2 bases in 1 codon; deleted 1 base in 1 codon), yielding MAAGRKRGPVGEYFNEVPLPVDTNLQVQLAAGTIRPETRGPPSFFLNKEIHIWFQIAAILLFGGWILLAFGTVLTLSWISISQGLCQRRVICKTSANSYRYLPACLFFTLPPVIGTILGLLIFPVSLDSAFANEIGGYSSTDNAGKRKLGWDYTMAILDVVLPCLLPXRYNLNEVKSKVFFSSATESRILVGEDEQNNPSVKLVFYD